One Ricinus communis isolate WT05 ecotype wild-type chromosome 7, ASM1957865v1, whole genome shotgun sequence genomic region harbors:
- the LOC8286096 gene encoding UV-B-induced protein At3g17800, chloroplastic isoform X2: MSPYFLTILMLQLNARRIAQLKEHECQIAVEDVMYMLIFSKFSEIRVPLVPKLSRCIYNGRLEIGPSKDWELESIHSFEVLEMIKEHVCTVIGLRANSSVTDSWATTEIQRLQLGRVYAASVLYGYFLKSASLRHYLEQCIAVSHHNVHLSCRTVRQYPESISHGLTNIVFRRISNMQSGSAGQGSIKQDWQRGKLRCYVMGFDAETLQRCAKLKSKEAVNLIEKHSSALFGNDNTGSLENDEVILTSFSSLKRLVLEAVAFGSFLWDTEEYVNSIFKLSEN, encoded by the coding sequence ATGAGTCCTTATTTCTTAACTATTTTAATGTTACAATTAAATGCCAGGAGAATTGCTCAACTGAAAGAGCATGAGTGCCAAATTGCCGTTGAAGATGTTATGTACATGTTAATATTTTCCAAATTCTCTGAGATTAGAGTCCCTTTGGTTCCAAAGCTCTCTAGATGCATTTATAATGGCAGACTGGAGATAGGGCCTTCAAAGGACTGGGAGCTGGAATCCATCCATAGCTTTGAGGTTTTAGAGATGATAAAGGAACATGTCTGCACAGTAATTGGCTTAAGAGCAAATTCTAGTGTCACAGACAGTTGGGCGACAACTGAGATTCAGAGACTCCAGCTTGGCCGAGTGTATGCAGCCTCGGTGTTATATGGTTATTTCTTGAAGTCTGCCTCCTTGAGGCATTATCTGGAACAGTGTATAGCTGTGTCCCACCACAATGTTCATCTCAGTTGTAGGACTGTGCGTCAGTATCCAGAGTCAATATCTCATGGATTAACAAATATCGTATTTCGTCGGATAAGCAATATGCAATCTGGTTCAGCAGGTCAGGGGTCAATTAAGCAGGACTGGCAACGTGGAAAACTGAGGTGCTATGTAATGGGTTTTGATGCGGAGACATTGCAGAGATGTGCAAAACTGAAATCTAAAGAGGCTGTGAATTTGATTGAGAAGCATAGTAGTGCACTTTTTGGGAATGACAATACTGGTTCACTTGAGAATGATGAGGTAATCCTGACATCTTTTTCAAGCCTCAAAAGATTAGTTTTAGAGGCGGTGGCTTTTGGTTCTTTCCTTTGGGACACAGAAGAGTACGTGAACTCTATTTTTAAGCTCAGTGAGAATTAA
- the LOC8286096 gene encoding UV-B-induced protein At3g17800, chloroplastic isoform X1: MDYSLSSQTIPCPHFLPSSVKSISLPSILPYNFTLNFSRRRQTSQTTFLHRRKVLRAPLSVVARAGSSHCEPSSSSSFSLNTPLEPSSAAGKFLSSVFQNQRQLFHVAVADELKLLADARDDAVSRMFLSSRSDEASLHRRIAQLKEHECQIAVEDVMYMLIFSKFSEIRVPLVPKLSRCIYNGRLEIGPSKDWELESIHSFEVLEMIKEHVCTVIGLRANSSVTDSWATTEIQRLQLGRVYAASVLYGYFLKSASLRHYLEQCIAVSHHNVHLSCRTVRQYPESISHGLTNIVFRRISNMQSGSAGQGSIKQDWQRGKLRCYVMGFDAETLQRCAKLKSKEAVNLIEKHSSALFGNDNTGSLENDEVILTSFSSLKRLVLEAVAFGSFLWDTEEYVNSIFKLSEN, from the exons atggaCTATAGCCTTTCAAGCCAAACAATACCCTGTCCTCATTTTTTACCATCTTCGGTAAAATCAATCTCTTTACCTTCCATTTTACCTTATAATTTCACCCTAAACTTCTCCCGTCGGAGACAAACTAGTCAAACTACTTTCCTTCACCGGAGGAAAGTACTCCGAGCACCGCTTTCGGTGGTGGCGAGAGCTGGTTCCAGCCACTGTGAACCTAGCAGTAGCAGTAGCTTTAGCTTGAATACTCCGCTTGAGCCGTCTTCTGCGGCAGGAAAGTTTTTGAGTAGTGTTTTCCAAAATCAGAGACAATTATTTCATGTTGCTGTCGCTGATGAGCTAAAGCTTTTAGCTGATGCTCGAGACGATGCCGTTTCTCGTATGTTTCTTAGCTCTCGCTCTGATGAAGCGTCCCTTCATAG GAGAATTGCTCAACTGAAAGAGCATGAGTGCCAAATTGCCGTTGAAGATGTTATGTACATGTTAATATTTTCCAAATTCTCTGAGATTAGAGTCCCTTTGGTTCCAAAGCTCTCTAGATGCATTTATAATGGCAGACTGGAGATAGGGCCTTCAAAGGACTGGGAGCTGGAATCCATCCATAGCTTTGAGGTTTTAGAGATGATAAAGGAACATGTCTGCACAGTAATTGGCTTAAGAGCAAATTCTAGTGTCACAGACAGTTGGGCGACAACTGAGATTCAGAGACTCCAGCTTGGCCGAGTGTATGCAGCCTCGGTGTTATATGGTTATTTCTTGAAGTCTGCCTCCTTGAGGCATTATCTGGAACAGTGTATAGCTGTGTCCCACCACAATGTTCATCTCAGTTGTAGGACTGTGCGTCAGTATCCAGAGTCAATATCTCATGGATTAACAAATATCGTATTTCGTCGGATAAGCAATATGCAATCTGGTTCAGCAGGTCAGGGGTCAATTAAGCAGGACTGGCAACGTGGAAAACTGAGGTGCTATGTAATGGGTTTTGATGCGGAGACATTGCAGAGATGTGCAAAACTGAAATCTAAAGAGGCTGTGAATTTGATTGAGAAGCATAGTAGTGCACTTTTTGGGAATGACAATACTGGTTCACTTGAGAATGATGAGGTAATCCTGACATCTTTTTCAAGCCTCAAAAGATTAGTTTTAGAGGCGGTGGCTTTTGGTTCTTTCCTTTGGGACACAGAAGAGTACGTGAACTCTATTTTTAAGCTCAGTGAGAATTAA
- the LOC8260960 gene encoding probable glucan endo-1,3-beta-glucosidase A6 has protein sequence MKMSVVPLFIFALLLSISLAGAEISNKVGVNWGQLGNNLPSPSRSVELIKSLKAKRIKIYDANPDILNALKNTDIQVSIMVPNELIANISKSQSLSDQWVNSNVVPFYPDVKIRYLLIGNEILTNPDTGTWFNLVPAMRRIKSSLRTHKIHKIKVSTPHAMNVLESSFPPSNGTFRSDISGPIIKPMLQFLNRTKSFFFLDVYPYFAWADNWQNINLDYALLESKNVTYTDPVTNLIYTNLLDQMLDATIFAMKRLGYPDIRIFIAETGWPSNGDFDQIGANIYNAATYNRNVVKRLTTKPAIGTPARPGSGLPTFIFALYNENQKPGPGTERHFGLLYPNGSNIYEIDLSGETLDSEYKEPLPVPTNNEPYKGKIWCVVAKGANKTAVAGALTYACSQGNKTCDPIQPGKQCFKPESLYWHASYAFSSYWAQFKKIGGTCQFNGLATQTVMDPSFGHCKLPSVTLV, from the exons ATGAAGATGAGTGTTGTTCCTCTCTTCATTTTTGCTCTCTTACTTTCCATTTCCC TTGCAGGCGCAGAGATCTCAAACAAGGTAGGAGTAAACTGGGGCCAGCTAGGAAACAACTTGCCGTCTCCATCGCGATCAGTGGAGCTTATCAAATCACTCAAAGCTAAACGCATCAAAATCTACGATGCCAACCCAGACATTCTCAATGCTCTCAAGAACACAGACATTCAAGTCTCAATCATGGTACCTAACGAACTCATTGCCAATATCTCCAAATCCCAATCTCTTTCAGATCAATGGGTTAATAGCAACGTTGTCCCCTTCTACCCAGATGTCAAAATCCGATATCTTCTTATCGGAAACGAAATCCTTACTAATCCCGATACCGGTACATGGTTCAATCTAGTACCAGCCATGCGTAGAATCAAGAGTTCTTTACGAACCCATAAGATTCATAAGATCAAAGTCAGTACTCCACATGCAATGAATGTTCTTGAATCTTCATTTCCACCATCAAACGGCACATTCAGGTCTGATATTTCGGGTCCAATTATAAAACCCATGTTACAGTTCTTAAACCGAACCAaatccttcttctttctcgATGTCTACCCTTATTTCGCTTGGGCCGATAACTGGCAAAACATCAATCTTGACTATGCCCTTTTAGAATCAAAAAATGTAACCTACACTGACCCGGTCACAAACTTGATTTACACCAATCTTTTGGACCAGATGCTAGATGCTACCATTTTTGCCATGAAAAGACTCGGGTACCCGGATATCCGAATCTTCATTGCTGAAACGGGTTGGCCCAGTAATGGTGATTTTGATCAAATCGGAGCTAATATTTACAATGCTGCAACTTACAATCGTAATGTTGTGAAGCGGCTGACTACTAAACCAGCAATCGGCACTCCAGCCCGACCCGGATCTGGATTGCCTACTTTTATCTTTGCATTGTATAATGAGAATCAAAAACCAGGTCCGGGTACGGAGCGACACTTTGGGTTATTATACCCGAACGGTTCGAATATTTATGAGATCGATTTGAGCGGAGAGACGCTGGATTCGGAGTATAAAGAGCCGCTACCGGTACCGACGAATAATGAGCCATATAAAGGGAAGATATGGTGTGTGGTGGCTAAAGGAGCTAATAAGACTGCTGTTGCAGGAGCGTTAACGTATGCGTGTTCGCAGGGGAATAAAACTTGCGACCCGATTCAACCCGGGAAACAGTGTTTTAAACCCGAGTCGTTGTATTGGCATGCTAGTTATGCCTTTAGTTCGTACTGGGCCCAGTTTAAGAAGATTGGTGGAACCTGTCAATTTAATGGGCTTGCTACTCAAACTGTCATGGACCCAA GTTTTGGACATTGCAAACTCCCAAGTGTGACCCTTGTTTAA
- the LOC8262517 gene encoding uncharacterized protein LOC8262517 isoform X2, with the protein MVSIRRRKLKGRCNGRNSSLVSLLSIPNGNVFDNPGQSRRPSSVHYVPSVPLNQPVEVKERTDTIASRPAKRQKIHAQIDPPVKRQKIHAQIDPENPMEVHAYLMKLKEDKKLELVPSQRSEEMSVKEWMEKCFPYIFRVFPQSPKVFLQFSDESKQKEFLYSHYWLFLFEVRNIVLMDYRVSPDYVESLGKVIKTLEMQGFDCRFMRSEMLVVGYMMKKRQEITLAERNMIAKRTINLEKELQDLTRKKGNEAEFSSRGKETEDIKLDIEMLQKQMDKMQEDKHKGEGEPNKLPYASLEEEYVEVILDRHKKMLACKEEEGKRLDQVLDKISQLHQNKSALSKF; encoded by the exons ATGGTGAGTATAAGAAGACGCAAACTTAAAGGACGATGCAATG GAAGAAATTCCTCCTTGGTTTCACTTCTTAGCATTCCAAATGGCAATGTTTTTGATAATCCTGGACAGAGTCGCAGGCCTTCCAGTGTACATTATGTTCCTTCAGTTCCTCTCAACCAACCAGTTGAA GTCAAGGAAAGAACGGACACGATAGCAAGTCGACCTGCTAAGAGACAGAAAATACATGCTCAAATAGATCCACCTGTTAAGAGACAGAAGATTCATGCCCAAATAGATCCAGAGAATCCCATGGAAGTGCATGCCTATTTGATGAAGCTGAAGGAAGATAAGAAATTGGAGCTAGTACCATCACAAAGAAGTGAAGAGATGTCAGTGAAAGAATGGATGGAAAAATGTTTTCCCTATATTTTCAGAGTGTTTCCACAAAGTCCGAAGGTGTTCTTGCAGTTTTCTGATGAATCAAAGCAAAAGGAATTCTTGTATTCCCACTACTGGCTTTTCCTCTTTGAGGTGAGGAATATAGTTTTAATGGACTATCGTGTCTCGCCAGACTATGTAGAGTCATTGGGTAAAGTTATCAAAACTTTGGAGATGCAAGGCTTTGATTGTAGATTCATGAGGTCAGAAATGCTAGTGGTAGGGTACATGATGAAAAAACGGCAAGAAATTACGTTGGCAGAACGGAACATGATTGCCAAAAGAACTATAAATTTAGAGAAAGAACTGCAAGATTTGACAAGAAAGAAGGGAAATGAAGCAGAATTCAGTAGCAGAGGAAAGGAAACTGAGGACATAAAACTGGACATTGAAATGCTCCAGAAGCAAATGGATAAAATGCAAGAAGACAAACATAAAGGGGAAGGAGAGCCAAATAAGCTTCCATATGCTTCATTAGAAGAAGAGTATGTTGAAGTAATACTAGATCGCCATAAGAAGATGCTAGCCTGCAAGGAAGAGGAAGGAAAAAGACTTGATCAAGTTTTAGACAAAATAAGCCAACTGCATCAGAATAAATCAGCTTTATCTAAGTTTTGA
- the LOC8262517 gene encoding uncharacterized protein LOC8262517 isoform X1 translates to MIFACFTLLPSFCLLKQHILSFVFFSCGGLDVAMVSIRRRKLKGRCNGRNSSLVSLLSIPNGNVFDNPGQSRRPSSVHYVPSVPLNQPVEVKERTDTIASRPAKRQKIHAQIDPPVKRQKIHAQIDPENPMEVHAYLMKLKEDKKLELVPSQRSEEMSVKEWMEKCFPYIFRVFPQSPKVFLQFSDESKQKEFLYSHYWLFLFEVRNIVLMDYRVSPDYVESLGKVIKTLEMQGFDCRFMRSEMLVVGYMMKKRQEITLAERNMIAKRTINLEKELQDLTRKKGNEAEFSSRGKETEDIKLDIEMLQKQMDKMQEDKHKGEGEPNKLPYASLEEEYVEVILDRHKKMLACKEEEGKRLDQVLDKISQLHQNKSALSKF, encoded by the exons ATGATTTTTGCATGTTTTACTCTTCTACCCAGTTTTTGCCTTCTTAAACAACATatactttcttttgttttcttttcctgcg GAGGACTGGATGTGGCAATGGTGAGTATAAGAAGACGCAAACTTAAAGGACGATGCAATG GAAGAAATTCCTCCTTGGTTTCACTTCTTAGCATTCCAAATGGCAATGTTTTTGATAATCCTGGACAGAGTCGCAGGCCTTCCAGTGTACATTATGTTCCTTCAGTTCCTCTCAACCAACCAGTTGAA GTCAAGGAAAGAACGGACACGATAGCAAGTCGACCTGCTAAGAGACAGAAAATACATGCTCAAATAGATCCACCTGTTAAGAGACAGAAGATTCATGCCCAAATAGATCCAGAGAATCCCATGGAAGTGCATGCCTATTTGATGAAGCTGAAGGAAGATAAGAAATTGGAGCTAGTACCATCACAAAGAAGTGAAGAGATGTCAGTGAAAGAATGGATGGAAAAATGTTTTCCCTATATTTTCAGAGTGTTTCCACAAAGTCCGAAGGTGTTCTTGCAGTTTTCTGATGAATCAAAGCAAAAGGAATTCTTGTATTCCCACTACTGGCTTTTCCTCTTTGAGGTGAGGAATATAGTTTTAATGGACTATCGTGTCTCGCCAGACTATGTAGAGTCATTGGGTAAAGTTATCAAAACTTTGGAGATGCAAGGCTTTGATTGTAGATTCATGAGGTCAGAAATGCTAGTGGTAGGGTACATGATGAAAAAACGGCAAGAAATTACGTTGGCAGAACGGAACATGATTGCCAAAAGAACTATAAATTTAGAGAAAGAACTGCAAGATTTGACAAGAAAGAAGGGAAATGAAGCAGAATTCAGTAGCAGAGGAAAGGAAACTGAGGACATAAAACTGGACATTGAAATGCTCCAGAAGCAAATGGATAAAATGCAAGAAGACAAACATAAAGGGGAAGGAGAGCCAAATAAGCTTCCATATGCTTCATTAGAAGAAGAGTATGTTGAAGTAATACTAGATCGCCATAAGAAGATGCTAGCCTGCAAGGAAGAGGAAGGAAAAAGACTTGATCAAGTTTTAGACAAAATAAGCCAACTGCATCAGAATAAATCAGCTTTATCTAAGTTTTGA